CCGTCAGAGGCGGACTCCATCAAAAATGGGAGTGAGTTCGACTCTCACCCCATAGAAAAACACTTTGTTGAAAATACCTATCGCCAATCTGACGGCAGGTTTGTAGTGCGTTTACCTTTAAAAGATACACCAGACTGCCTAGGCAACACATTCAACATAGCTAAAAAGCGCTTATTTAACTTAGAAAAGCGTTTTAGTAAAcagcctgagcttaaatcaatgtATGTTGATTTCATAAATGAATATAGGGATTTAGGGCATCTGTCGGAGTCTAAGCAATGTTATACAGCCAACCACCTCCCTCATCACCCTGTGATGAAGGAGAGTGAATCTACTCGCTTAAGAACTGTGTTCAACGCTAGTTGCCCAACCTCCTCTGGTTATTCTATCAATGATATCCAGTTGGTAGGACCAAATATCCAAAACTCACTGTTTGAAATATTGCTTAGATTCCGTCAGTACAGGTATGTGCTCTCGGGTGACATAGAAAAACAATACAGGCAaattttaatgaatgaaatgGACAGAAACCTACAAGTGATTCTATGGCGCGAAGACGAGCACCTACCTATACGCTCTCTCACTTTAAATACAGTAACGTATGGCTTTGCGTCGGCGAGCTGGCTAGCGGCTCGCTGTTTGTGGCAGTTAGGGGCTGAGAGCAAGGATCCTTTGGTTAGgaccattatacaaaatgattttTACTGTGATGACTTATTAACAGGCGCAGACTCTGAATCAGAGCTGCTTCATATACAGGCCGGCGTCTCACAGTCTTTAGCCTCTGGTTGTTTCAATTTGCGTAAATACCGTTCGAATTCAAACGCGTTACTAAAGTCAGATTTCATTAATCAAGATGATCATCTAGCTTTGAGTCAAGCTTGTCAAACACTTGGACTGGGGTGGCAACCCAGCCAAGATATATTaaacttttcaattaaaaatgatCACTCTGATGAAACAATTACAAAACGAACAATTTTGTCTAAAACGTTCCAAGTATTTGATCCCTTAGGTCTTTTAAGCCTGTGCACAGTCAAACCTAAgatattaatacaaactttGTGGAAAGAAGGCAAATCTTGGGACGAGCCAGTTTCGCCTGAAATACAGCGAATCTGGTcgcgatttataaaaaaattgcatcaCATTAAAGGACTCAGTATACCTAGATATGTATTGTGCGAGGCGCCCTCCACAATAGAACTACATTGCTTTTCTGACGCTGCAGAGACTGCATATGCAGCCTGCATTTATGTAAAAACTATTTCTGACTCGGGTGAACAACAAGTCCACCTGCTGTGTGCGAAAGACAGAATAGCTCCAATCCGGCGCACAACTATACCACGATTAGAATTAGCTGGGTGCTTGTTAGCAGCACAAACATATGCAGCCGTAGTAGGAGCCTGGAGACGTCCTGTCTCTCGCACAATATTCTGGACTGACTCTAGCTGCTGCCTGGCTTGGCTAAAGACAGACAGATCCAAACTTAAAACTTTTGTAGCAAACAGAGTAGCCGCTATAGCCAGTCTCACTCCCGGAGCCACCTGGAGACATGTACCTACAAAAGAAAATCCAAGTGATCTTGCAACGCGTGGTGTTGATCCACAGCATGTCTCTGGAAACGCTCTGTGGTGGAAGGGCCCCGAGTTTCTATTAAAGCCTGAAAATGAATGGCCAGAGCTAAATTCTGTCGAGCCGGAGGTCTTGCCAGAAATCAAAGTAATGTCTATGCTTACAAGCACAGACGATGGACCATCTGTCATTGATTTTAATAGATTTTCTAAATATAAAAGGCTACAACATACTATGGCTTATGTGCGCCGTTTCATAAATAACTGTAAGCCCAGCCTGCCTAAATTAACTGGCTCGCTATCGCCACAAGAGCTTACAGACTCTTTGCATACTTTAGTTAAAATTGCACAACAGCAGTCATTTGCTTCTGAACTTGAAACGATGCGCAAAGGTCATAGGTTGAGTCCTAGATCACACATTATAACTCTGAACCCATTTTTGGACTCACAAGGTCTCTTGAGAGTCGGGGGAAGGCTAGATGCTTCAGATTGTAGTTACGAACAGAAGCATCCCATGTTATTACGTGCTAAACACACACTAACCAAACTCATTTTTACACATGAACACATACGTCTCTTACATGCAGGACCACAGCTATTGCTATGCTCAGTACGGGACTTGATATGGCCAGTCGGGGGCAGAAACGTCGCAAGGAGCACGGCCCACAATTGTGTCACTTGTAAAAGAATCGCTggccaaactttaaaaaatataatgggcAATTTACCAGCGCAGCGCATAAATGCTGATTTTCCATTCACGTCAACAGCTGTTGACTTTGCAGGTCCTTATTTAATAACAGATCGCCGTGGACGTGGATGTAAAATCACTAAATGTTATCTGTGTCTATTTATATGCTTAAGATATAAATGTGTTCATTTAGAAGCTGTTAGCGACCTGTCTAAAGATGCATTTGTGCTGGCACTCCGCAGATTTATCGCCAGGCGCGGCAGACCTGCGGAGCTGTTTTGTGATAATGGTAGAAACTTTGTAGCTGCAGCCAAAgagataaatgatttttttaagttatatgaAAACGATATATCTGATTTTGCAGCTGGTCAaggtataaaatttaaatttgcgCCAGCTTATGCTCCTAACTTTAATGGCTACGCGGAGGCCGGCATTAAAAGCGCCAAATTTCACCTCAAACGAGTTTTGGGCAATACACACCTTACCTTTGAGGAACTTTCGTCTCTTTTTAGCCAAGTGGAGGCAATTTTGAACAGTAGGCCTCTCTGCCCACTCTCCTCCTCCCCTAATGACTTTTACCCCCTTACTCCCGGGCACTTTCTCATTTTTAGGCCGCTCACGTCGCTGCCGGCTCCGCCACTGCAAGACCGGAACCCGAACCGCCTGGACCGCTTCCTGAGGCTAGAACAGCTGCGGCAACACTTCTGGAAACGCTGGTCGACCGAGTTCGTGTCCCTACTGCAACAACGCTACAAGTGGCGCGAGAGGCAACGCGATCTACAGCTCGGAGAGCTCGTACTCATTAAGGAGGAAGGCTTGCCGCCTTTGCTATGGCGCATGGGCAGAGTCGTCAAACTATATAACGGAAAGGATGGCGTGCCGCGCGTAGCTGACATCAATACCGCTAGAGGGATAGTCAAGCGAGCACTCAACCGAATATGTCCGCTGCCTGTACAACAGAGAGAGTCCTGAAAGACCCTCGGCTTTCAGCGTCCCGGAGTATGTTAGCGCTGTTGGCAGCACCGCCACCTTCGAGCCAACCAATGATGTGTTAGAACGCAGCCCTGCATCTCCAGGATGCCAACATGCACGGCGAGGTCAGCGGCCAACCAGAAAGCGCGATGCTGGCGCCAGAGTTTCGCCTATGCAACGCATCTCCAGGCAGCGCGCCGCAAGCACACTCTCTTGCATTCTAACCACCGTACCCATCGCGCGTGTCCTAGACAAAGAACCTTATATATTGTACTCATTGAATAccattaaaaatggtaatttaatttaacatttgttttatttaaatagcgccaaaagggcgcaaacagtagtgtttctacttgaaataaaaacaaattaaaatattttataaaaataattcaatttGTTCCAATACTTCTAACAGTATGAAATCGGTTGCTTATTTTAGTAACAAAAGGTATTCTCAGAGCATCAGTCACACTTTCAAAACAGACAACTATAATAAGTATAAAACGAGTTAAATCACAGTCAAATACTTACTCTTACTCACAAAATTACGTTTAGTACGTTTGCAGAGGGTTCTGTCCCCATTCatttaatatgtaattttattttattttatcattaaaTAACTCTTTTACTTTTCTTCCTATCTTTTCCACGAGTTCCTGAaagaacttggaggatacaactaaacggagtagccattaacaggctttcccctctgtcgaaaataggcggccaacggtcatacacaatgtatggactgacgtttatctgacatggctatttttacgttacgcatacatttgacgttcccctcccccgcaaaaatcggcagactgttttgtacagaaaattacagacatggcgtctccgtttgattatatcctccacgTGAAAGAAAGACATTGCTATGGAAATAagaaatttcaaaataaaaatgtagaaGTTGTCTTTGatcaaaaatgcaaaaatataattttactttAAACAACAGCAAGGAGAAGCAAGATTCTACGATTTCCCAGTTACAACTAGCATTCAGGTTTGGTAAATAGACCATGTTTGCAATTACATTATATAATTAGGTAgataataagtataatttttCTGCCGGAAACCCTAAAATCATTGCAGGAAATAATACTAATCATGGGAACTAGgtgaaaataatgtaaatagttGTGACCCTGTTTGCACGCGCATGCGACCGCGATTGGTATACCTATTAATATTACGGcaggtacctatttacacaAATACTGCATTTAATTTTACGAGTTTGATCAGAGAGTCGTGAATAATAAAGAATGTTTTATCCATAAAAAGTTCTGCCCCACATATtggtgccgcgaccgctgcaggggaccatcgagtgcgctgacttctggccgaagggtgtcgtgtttcggaggttccggggcaaattgccgaatccgacacaggacACAACatccgttttatcgactaaataactagtgtttagttttaagtgtataaaatacatatgtatattagtctgtaaggtatttgtaatatgggccttgttgcctgaattaaatttctaaataaataaataaaataaataaatattggatagCTCAATTGTTGATTGTGAATCGAGCATTAAAAAATTGTTATTCATGTCAGTCATTACCATAATTTGATAATAGTGTATCAATACAGACAGGCCAGTCTACTTAGACTACTGGACAATTTGCGTTACCTTCTCAATCTTCAGACTCTTATCCAAACTCTTCTCCAGACTGGTGTCCTTATCCACCCTGTCCTCCTCAGCAGGGACCTCGGAAGGCTGCAGCAGCCTCAAGGTCATCTCGTGAGGAGTCGGGTTCGCCAGCTTCAGAAGTAGGGTGGACTTGCCCCCTGGACGGACAATCTCGCAGGAGATTATCTTCACTTCGGGCACGTGGTAGATAAagggaaaataatgaattatggcgttattcataaacggctgctaagttaatcagtcgatgatcgtcgtttgtccctaactgtcgttatgccatacaGAGGGAGAGACGACGATCATTAACTACGCCGCCGCTGCAAAACGCCGTTAGTTTTTTGTGTTCAATATTTCTGATATGAACCGACCGATCTACCGCGATATGACTCACGTATCACACCACCTTGACCACAGCTCGTGCAACCCAACTGAAACGTCGGatttatagtacctatatataatgaaattatatcgcggtagacccgttcgcGTTCATAACACTAATAATGTCTTATAAGTGTACAGGTTACTGAATGAAATAAGGTTAGAAGTGTTAGAACTAATGTGTATAAAGTAAACATGACTGGGTGCAGCATTGTTGCGTTTAAGAATTTTGCATAAGTATACTCAATTCCAGCTGAAATGTTTACTTAGGTTTGCAATATGAAGCTTAAGCCCTTCCGCGACTTTGCATGGTGATAGATTCGTAATTTTTGCACGTCTATGGCTCACCGTAAGTATAATCAAATAGAAAATTAATGGTATTGATTACTTCTCACACATTGCATTATCTAAGCGCAACGCACGAGTTTTTGGGTCATTTtgtcgtctgtctgtttgtgtatatttttttaacacacatttcgtcgctatacttactcaacctcgtatctgcaacactcatttgatgacaaaaacacccgtattccgaatgaaagaaaagcgacatttccatcaaatgattgttgcagatatgaggttgagtaagtatagcgacgatttgGTCTTGAGTGAGTTGGTACATAAGTATATGGATTGATTTCAGTTGGGTAAGGACCAGAGCTCGGATTTTTCACggcaaaacaaaacactagCGTAATCTAGCCAGTgcttgaaatattattttatcgatatcgagtATTACTAGagtattatgacaggtattgcctcaatacatttttagggttccgtagtcaactaggaacccttatagtttcgccatgtctgtccgtccgtccgtccgtccgcggaTAATCTCAGTGACCGTTAGTGCTAcaacgctgaaatttggtacgagtatgtatatttTCCACGCCGAAAAAGTGGTACaataaaatcaaaaaaaaaatgtttttttggggTACCTCCCATACACATGAAGTGggggaaaaaaatttttttcgccCCAACCCTACTGTGATAAACGAAACTGTTTACTCCCAGAGAATGTTGAAAAGCTAATGATTAtctaggggaaactggggagggttgatcaccccttttgtttttagcatacattttcttaactatttgtagtattgcaaaactttatagaccatacgactcagaatttatctcttcattaatagtttgaattagaacagatttgtgcaataaattagatcattatttaatgaaaacccatactgttgacttttaccatgtgtcccctatgtaagggagacttgtttacccctggtcgggagccttgatcctagggggatcaagtgaccctggttcttgggacacatggtaaacatatttttaccatgtctccccataccagattctcattgattatataactcggatcgctattagcaatgcatctataatttgtaaaatacacagcaaacatatatatattgcatcttccatgctttgaagttgtatttccggtaatcagatgtctaagccgaagggatcaagtcttccagatttggggacacttggtaaaaagattttaagtggcaatgtcatatttcgagggtagtatctacattaatttattcactttatctacagaaaattaatatatgaagatatcaaacacatattcatccataatcttatacttttaaaaaacaatgtaatcgtattatccataaaacaacataaaatagggaatcaatttttgtaccaaaaaaataaaaaatctaagttattaacataaaatttcttgtaacaagctaatttttttaaagttcttatgaaggtatttttagcgtcagatacctacagcaattttaatttttttacccatcactggtcgttattgtttgttataataaataagtttagaaatttactgctcacgtttcgaggacggtgtttgagctgcataatcctaaaatcctttctatggaccgtcggttctatagttcataaggtcggaaagccattgaaatagcatttcatccataaaaaaaaatatcgccggttgaaaaccaaatatcgttataagtgttttttgtcgaccgagtaacatcccctgtgtgtaaaacgttaaacttgataaaaaaaaccaagtacgggtagttcgtaaaatgttgatgtcaactttagtcagtcttttcaaaggccacggggataattccgttttcggagtcggttgtataattaaaaactgaattatacgccattaaattccgttttaataaacaataatgagtcaaaaaccttgaaagtttaatttaaatcagtgtttctctggtcgtactttcgcggcatgatttactaaagaaaagaaaatatttatgatagctctatgaatcattttgtaagtaaatttattacaatgtatacttgatcgctttgggggtgacatgatcccggaatcatatctcccctgaagaaaaagacaaagtctccccatacatagtaagattataaaacgtgccgtactcgaaacatgtgttcgcgtatatcaatgtaatccaagttaatcatcacttcaataaacaacaaataaaataagcacactcactaacatcattttcatctcatattataaaataaatccagttaaagcttaccgaaaattgaatatagtacgcagaaaatctttcaccgtccgccatttttgaaccactgactttcccgatacagtgccatgacagaacgtgaagttaggaacgaatgaatgagtgttaccagcgcaaaaaattgtatctcgtttggtttgattaaaaatgaagtttaccaagtgtcccctagggatcgaccctccccaccctcacctactcCTATCACTATTACACAAATATAATGCCATGTGCTGCTGTGTGTACTGACGTAGATTTTGAAGAAGAAATTGCGTCTGTTTCTAATATATAACTTcatacaaatgtttttattacatatttattttatttggtgacGTATTTTCTTCTAGTACTgaattatcgatatcgataaaataatgtttctatCACTGGCTAGATTCCGATAGTGTTTTGTTTTGCCGTGAAAAATCCGAGCTCTGGTAAGGACATATACATTCTTCGAGGATAGCGGTCGAATCAGCTGAACGAATATTTCTCTACCTGTAGATATGGCTGATAAAAACAACcataagttataaaaaaaattgcaattaaGTGAACCAATTAACTAAATCGTCAGTTGAACCAAAATCCATCTAAGTTGTCAGGTTGTCTCTAACATCGGTTATGTTGTTATTCTAATAGGATAAATAATCAAACAGAGTacctaccaaaaaaaaaactcaaagtGAAGTCtgctaatattttaattttttatcttAATTTCAAAATGTATACAGTAGTACAGAGTTTCAAAAGACAAACGTAACAGTGCAAATACATTTACGTCATACTTTCATAGGAATTAGATGCTTATTGTGACACTTTCTTACTTTGTCAAGTCTATGCAGTTAGCTTGGTCACACTATCCATCTAATatcatatctgggggcacggtagtgcccccgccaagacgagcgaagcgaagcgcaagggcactacctaccttttctcgaagcgcttcgtcgtttttttgaaccctcataacttgcgTTTGGATTAGGTAtatcagataaacaaaactctcggaatatgatgtcaatagtaaacttattaagcataaaaaaattcaattgcatagctcttatactttagattttattcatgtctaaaaaaccccgatttcgtcactgactcactcactcactgttgatcatcaaaacctctagggtacttcctgaagtcctaggaagctgaaatttggtatgtaagatagtattagtccacaaacaacaaaaaaattcaaaaaattgaaatttttagcccctaagggggtgaaaaggggggtggaattatgtatgggaaatcaataaccgctgaactgatttagttgaaatttggtatgtagatagttattgttatggggaaggatatagaataagttttcaaccccaaaatcaccccgtaagggtgaaaaggggtggaaaaaggcattaggggaaaaagggggttgaggtttgtatggggaatccagtaaaaagcagattgtataaaagatgcccccaggtacgtatttcaggatttttagtagtaaatcacccgcaaccctttaaattaggagatggaagattgtcataagcaacttacaaaaagatgtgaaatcccaccaaaaacattttcatgtaaaatgttgccaagacgaaaccataaggctcgcactgacaaaaagttatcagatctcttgtagagccaagcttctaactctacaagccctaacttcacagactctacaccttagtcaaaatatgtggcttggtcGTTTCGTTaccacaagaactattttataataaaaaataatgaatagtgaatacatttttcacctcacgcCCATGggacgaaacggtcaagccacatattttgactaaggtgtagagtctgtgaagttagggcttgtagagttagaagcttggctctacaagagatctgataactttttgtcagtgcgagccttatggtttcgtcttggcaacattttacatgaaaatgtttttggtgggatttattTAGTTCCATAAACAGTTCGCCGTTATGGAAACCCGTGCTTCGGGCAGCAATATTGTAGAAATCTGAACTAGAAATCTGTCGTTTATTATAACAACAGTGTTCAATTTTCACCGCAAATAACTTCTTTTATGCCCGCGACCGCTTGGGTTTGTTGCCAGCTATTAGGTTGGACATTCACAGACATTTATACTTAAACATAGGCTAAATAGATCACTTATGCACCTAATTTAATTAACAACGACATTTTTACCACATAGTATTCATAATCATTCAAAAAGAAGTCAGATGAATAGTGTCCTTTCAAACTGGTGTTACAAAGAAATAATTACTTTACTAATATAACTTGAATGTCCGTGtttatgaagtacctacctactcacctATAGATTTAAAATGCAGCTGCAAAACATCTTGGAATATTTAAAATAGCTTGACCTTGAGCTTGAACGTGCTTTTCTCACTGGAATGGAACAAATGGAAAGATATAGGAACAGGGATAGTCGAAATTAACAAGATTAGGAACAGAGACGTCAATGCGACGCCTAAGTAATATGActtattatgatttattttagTTGGTTTGTACTTCCACTACTATACAATATTATGTCCATAATACTGTaatattttaaagtgttttcatATAGCGTTGATCAATGTTACCAATTCTATAAAACAGTATATATACAGTTAGGCATAGTTGAAAAATCTACAATTTTGCCTACTTGCAAGTCCAAATAATACATATGAAGTTGGAGAAGTACCGTATctcactcaaaaatatgtctgaGTTATGTCAATGTTCTTTGATTTTTGTGATTGGCT
This region of Cydia amplana chromosome 4, ilCydAmpl1.1, whole genome shotgun sequence genomic DNA includes:
- the LOC134647523 gene encoding uncharacterized protein LOC134647523; this translates as MTEAAKREALLAELRVKRGSIKGQVSKFRGYLKTITEDEVLTGVKFNELTLRLNKVIELSTRLDELQTSIEVANSDNLDSELLERDTNETHINTAIATAQKKQSDNKGRPCVVCHGDHRVYDCPVFRKMSVDERWARASTLKLCHVCLRPDHETRACKLNGCRVCAAKTMPTSKRTFLIPSKLGWLVAGPVEGATTHVNSVTTRSHLCLADLSAQMTKFWETEELPSEADSIKNGKAVSDLSKDAFVLALRRFIARRGRPAELFCDNGRNFVAAAKEINDFFKLYENDISDFAAGQGIKFKFAPAYAPNFNGYAEAGIKSAKFHLKRVLGNTHLTFEELSSLFSQVEAILNSRPLCPLSSSPNDFYPLTPGHFLIFRPLTSLPAPPLQDRNPNRLDRFLRLEQLRQHFWKRWSTEFVSLLQQRYKWRERQRDLQLGELVLIKEEGLPPLLWRMGRVVKLYNGKDGVPRVADINTARGIVKRALNRICPLPVQQRES